CTGGGTGAGAGAAATGCGCGGTTAATAGAAAAGTTAAGTTTGCTTTAAGTGCATCAGTTCTAAGAGGCTTCggagaggaaggagggggggaggggggggacgAAAAGTGCGTGTTACAGCGGGTGGGAGGCAGCGGCAAACAGCGTCAGCGGCACGGGGCTGTACCCGGGGGCCGCTCCTGGCCCGGCCCCGCAGCGGTGCAAGGTGGGGAGGATACGGAGAGGGAAAAGGGGCGATGGCAGCCGCAGGGATTGTGGCTGCGGACGGAGGGCGGCAGTGAGCGGCGTTCGGAGCAGCCTCACGCGGAGCTGCCGCTGTCTGCACGCTGGAGCAGGAGGGGCAGCCCTGCATCGCCTGCAGGGTGAAGGGGCTTCCACTTGGAACGGAGCTCGAAACACGCGTTGGAGCTGCCCACGCTGGGTGCGTGCAGCCCGCGGAGCCACCGCAGGATCCGCAACCTCCCCAGTGTCCCGTATTGGGGCGGGGGGATGCGGTGTGAAGCAGAGACGGCTCAGGGAGAGCTGCCCGCTTCCTGAACGGAGCtgggagcggggcgggcggctgCTGCTCCCCACGGCACCACGGGGAAGGTCGGGTCGGGCGTTATGAGCAAGTCCTGCTGGGATGAGCGGCGCTGCCACAGACAGCCCGGGGGTGGTGGGGGCAGTGTCACCATCCGCGCCGCCGTTCCAGAACGCAGCGATGCGGCACCTGCGGACAAGGCGGGGCTGGGCCGACCCGAACCCCGCGCAGCCCCCGTTACATAACGCCACAAACCGGCCCCGCGGGGCGGAGCGCTCCCCACGGCCGCAGTGTTTACAGCCGCGCGGCGCGCACCATCCCGCCGGGGAGCGGCCGGCCGGGCCCGCACGGCGCTCATCGCCCTCCGCGCCGAGGAGCCCCGCGGGCGGCACCCTCAGCCTCGCCAACCCCTCCAGCCCAACGGCGCCGGCTCTCCCCCGCCGTTCCCCCCCGTAAGATGCGCATggccccgcgccgcgccgcgctcccCCCCCGACGTGGCAGTGGTACGGCCCGGCGCGCCGCGATTGGCCGAGCGCTTAAAGGGGCCGGCAGGGCGCGCTTTTCCGCCCTCCGCCGTGCCGTCCCGCGCCCCCTCGCCCGCTCGGCGCTGCCCGGCGCGGCGCTCCGCGGGGCCAGGCGGGCGGGGGGGGGCCGCGAGCGGGGCTCCCCCCGCGGCGCTGCCATGGAAACGGCGGACGGCGGCCGCAGAGGGACACAaagggcggcgcggcggcggcgggctgAGCGGCGCGGCCCCATGGCGGCGGCGGTGGTGGtagcggaggaggaggaggaggaggcggctgCGGCGGTGGTGGTGGGGCCGGGCGGTAGCGGCGCGGGGGCCCCTCGGTACCGCCTGTTGGCCGAGATCGGGCGCGGGGCGTACGGCGTGGTGTACGAGGCGGTGTCCAGCCGCAGCGGCGCTCGGTTGGCGGTGAAGAGGATCCGTTGCGACGCCCCCGAGAACGTGGAGCTGGCGCTGGCCGAGTTCTGGGCGCTGACCAGCCTGAGGCGGCAGCACCCCAACGTGGTGCGCTTCGAGGAGTGCGTGCTGCAGCGGCACGGCCTGGGGCAGCGCATGAGCCACGGCAACAAGCGCAGCCAGCTCTACCTGCGGCTGGTGGAGACCTCCCTCAAAGGTACCGCCCCGCACCGGCCTCTGCCCACAACCCCCGGCTCCCTCCTGCCCTGGGTTCCCCATCTCCGTGTCCGTCCCTGTATCCTTTATCTTAAGGGCTCCTTCTTATCTCAGCTCCTATGAGCCGCTGGGTGCCCACTTTTGCTCCCCCGGTGTCCTCCCCTGgccttccagctctgcagatcCCCATATGGGTGCTCCCAGTGTgcccctttttccccctctttgtCACCACATTGCTTAAATTCCTCCTTGGCATCCTCTGCCCTCAGGGaacccttccctcccccccaccctttCCTCAGGCTGCCCCCATCTTACTTAACTCTCCTCTATCCCTTTTATTCTACAACCTTTTCCCCCACGCAGCCCAGCATTGCCcacactgtgctgtgtttccccacccccctccttctgcttttcccctcTGTATCCCTCCAACCTTGTGATCCAGTTGTCACCTCCAGGCTCAGGCACATCACCCTGTGTCTCCATCCATACCccatttctgctgctctgcccggTGCCACAGCCCTCAGTCCttcccctgcacagccccatctcTGAGCACCCCGAGGCTGTGACCCCACTTCTGTGGTGCCCTCTGTGTTCCCCCGGGCTCTGACAGTTTTGGGGCTGTTCTCTGTACTCTACCATCCCTATTTCTCCACCACTCTGCCCTACAGGGATGGCAGCCACCTTCCCCTTGGGGTCCCCTTTGGCAGCATCACGCGGCTGTTGGGGTCACCTCCTGCCACCACCAATGACTGTGATGGTGACATCTCCAAAGTGctccctccctctgctcctttGGCTGCTGTCAGGCCCAGCTCTGCCAACGTGCAGTgaagaagtggaaaaatactGGAGCCCCATCTCCTGGGTGCCCCCAGTATCTCTCCAGATGCCTGTGCCCCTTGGCTTGGTGTTCCCTGCTGTGGATGTTgtggaaggctgcagagctgccctgtgAGCACATCCACAGCTCCCAGACCCTTGGGAACATGTCTGGACCTCTGTGTGTCCCCACATGGCCCTGATCCTGGCTTCTTTTCACTCCTCACGCACACATCCAAGGCAGCGTCCCCAAGAAGGGCTCTATCCTATTCTTTGTGCACCCCTGTGGGGTGGCTGCCTGCCCACCACACGGAGAGCTCGCTGTGCTTGGGGTCTCTTGCCCCCTGCTTAGCCATGCTGACAGGCAGCATCCCTCAGAGAAGGCTTCtgggggagctgtgggtgctccccACCCATCTGCAGGCAGGTGCCCTTCTGTTCCTTGCACaatctcctccctgctgctgggagagcttTGCCTGCACTGGTCACTATTCAGCTTCTCCCTCTGAGCTGTGTTATCTGCTGGTCCCAGGCAGGGACAGAAGCTGTGCTCACCACCTTCCCCACCTTTGGGTTTGATACCGTACTGATAAACATTGtgtgcagcagagccaggagagCCCCTGAGCTGCCTACGTTCCCTTCCTGCCCGCAGCACTCCTGGCTGAGGCAGCAGTGGGCACGTGGCCGGGCAGCCGTGCCATTCTGCACGACCGCAGCGCGGCTATTTACAGGCTGCACAGATGCTGTGCCAAGGCGCCCGGCTCagggtgaggagggggggggattAATCTGAGGCTCTTTCTGCATCAGGAGCATAACTGTTGGGATAGCAGGCTATGCCAGGTCGCAGCTACAGCGCTCAGCCATCATCTCCATCGTGTTTAATTGATTGCGCCACGTCTCATTTGGGGCAGGATGCAAAAAGGCAGCGTGGCGCTGAGCCTCCAGGAGAGGTGTGGAGCTGAGCAATGTGCTCTCAGTGCCACGATGCGTGCACACCTCTGGGTCTCGTGTGTGACTGCGTGTGCTGTTAGCTGCACCTGACCCACAGCAGTGATGGGCAGAGGCTGCTTTGTTCAGTGcgcagagctggggctgtgctccatGGCACATTGCCCATGGGTCCAGGTCCCTGGCTTCGTACTGCTGGCTCCCTTCTCTCCAGCACAGCATCTTTGCACAGGGGGTTCCATGCAGCACTGAGGAGTGGGAGGCTGGTTCTTCTGGCATTAAGTTGTTCTCACTGATGCAAAGCAAATTAACAAGCTGCTAATGAGTTCCCAGGACAGGCTGCAGgggggtggctgtggggctggagggatGCACGCTTGGTGTTGGAGCTCTGGGCTCTTGTCTGTgttcctgcagctctttgcagctTGTCTTGCTAAGTTCATCTTTAAGTGGCTTGCCAGCTCGTTATGTTtggagctgtttgttttgaaggcaGGAAGGTGATTTAACAACCCAAACGCTTTCACattatagaaagaaaatgaggaaatattACTCTTGGCTTTGACGTCTCCCAGCAGAACCCCACCCAAAGTGAAGTGCACGGTGCTCACGGCTACTGCTGGGTCAGCTGTGTCCTCCCTGTGCCTGCAGACATGTGGGGCCTTGTCTTTAATCTGAGCCTTTGTTATGCTGAGCCCAAACCTCAGCGTGTCAGAGCCAGCGGGTCTTTGCTGCTTCCCCCCCTGGGATGGGACTGCTGGGAAATGCAGTCTGGTCCCACCTGCATGCTATGGTGTGatgctcccagctctgtgcacatgGCACTGCTGTGGTTCCTCGTGCTGCTGGCTGACAGGAGCTCCCTGACCCTTTGTGCTGGGCTCAGCGTTTTGCAGACCCCAGGTGGGAGATGTTgaccccccccacacacacacaccccagcCCTACTTCTCATGCTCTGCTGAGGGCAGGGAGGTGCAGCCAAACCCTTGTGTTGTGCAGGATTTCATTTCCATAGCAGTAGCCATGGATACAGACTGTTTGTGCAAATAACCAGTATTCCCACCCACACCAATCGCTGACCACTGTGGATGCCAGAGAGCCTGGGGCTCGGTGCTGCTGGTAGTGCTTGGCTCTACCTGCTGCTGGGAGTTTGCTTTAACCAGATGGTCTGCAGGCCTTTGCTAAATGAAAACAACCTTGGTAAAGTAGGTGGAGTTCTTCAAGTGGTGTCCAAACGCTCGGACTTGCCTGTGCTTTGCTGACTGTGGTAGAGGCAGCTGGATCCATCAGCATGGCTGAGGTTGCACCTAAACATAGCTGACTACTTGAGCTTCCAGTTTGTTCTCTCTGAAGACCTGTTGGTGCTTCAGTAGAGCTGTAGGAAAGTGGCAGAGCTCTCTTAGCACAAACACAGTGCTTAAACAGCACGCAGCTGGCCTGAGAGCAGCTGGTGTGCTGCAGGACTCTGGCCCTGGCAGTGTTATAGGTGTGTGGGTGACTCCCCtgcttccctgggcaacctgtcccagtgcacCCAGTTCCTCAAACTTTTACTGTCTGCATCCATCAGCCTCGTGTCGTTCCCTTGTTCTGAGTTAGTGTGGACACCTTCCAATGTGCCTGTCAGAACTCactctggtttttttttgctccatTTTGGTAAGGTGAGAGGATCCTGGGCTATGCGGAGGAGCCCTGCTACCTCTGGTTCGTCATGGAGTTCTGTGAGGGGGGGGACCTCAACCAGTACGTGCTGTCACGACGGCCCGACCCTGCGACCAACAGGAGCTTCATGCTGCAGCTCACCAGCGCCATCGCCTTCCTGCACAAGAACCACATCGTCCATCGGGACCTGAAGCCAGACAACATCCTGATCACCGAGAAGTCCGGCACCCCGGTTCTCAAGGTGGCTGACTTTGGGCTCAGCAAAGTCTGTGCTGGTCTGACGGCTCGAGGAAAAAAGGGTGGCCACGAGAACAGGAACGTGAATGTGAACAAGTATTGGCTGTCTTCAGCTTGCGGCTCTGACTTCTATATGGCCCCTGAGGTCTGGGAGGGGCACTACACTGCCAAGGCTGACATCTTCGCCCTCGGTATCATCATCTGGGCCATGATTGAGAGGCTCACCTTCATTGATGCTGAGACCAagagggagctgctggggacCTACATTAAGCAAGGGACTGAGATTGTGCCTGTTGGGGAAGCGCTGCTAGAAAACCCAAAGATGGAGCTGCACATCCCTCAGAAACGCAGGACTTCCATGTCTGAGGGGATCaagcagctcctgaaagacatgTTGGCTGCTAACCCGCAGGATCGACCTGATGCCTTTGAGCTCGAAACCAGAATGGACCAGGTTACATGTGCTGCTTAAATTCAGGGCagggcactgctgtgctttgcagctgggTAAGTGATCCGTGGTTTTTATATTATTCTGTCTGCTGTCCAGCCTGTTAATGCACTTTGTAGTGACACAATGGAGTCCTTTATGTTCCCAGAGCTATTTCTATAGTGACTCATCAGAACTCTGTTGGagtggtggtttttttcccaCCTATTCTGTTGCAGCAATACAGCAGAGGTGAAGAGCAGATGAGCAGCTGCACGTCCTggtgctgcccagagctctgctctgtgggcCTGGGCTGGGGAGGCACGTTGAACATCCTGACATCAGCTTTGGGTGTGT
This genomic window from Excalfactoria chinensis isolate bCotChi1 chromosome 15, bCotChi1.hap2, whole genome shotgun sequence contains:
- the STK35 gene encoding serine/threonine-protein kinase 35; translated protein: MRMAPRRAALPPRRGSGTARRAAIGRALKGAGRARFSALRRAVPRPLARSALPGAALRGARRAGGGRERGSPRGAAMETADGGRRGTQRAARRRRAERRGPMAAAVVVAEEEEEEAAAAVVVGPGGSGAGAPRYRLLAEIGRGAYGVVYEAVSSRSGARLAVKRIRCDAPENVELALAEFWALTSLRRQHPNVVRFEECVLQRHGLGQRMSHGNKRSQLYLRLVETSLKGERILGYAEEPCYLWFVMEFCEGGDLNQYVLSRRPDPATNRSFMLQLTSAIAFLHKNHIVHRDLKPDNILITEKSGTPVLKVADFGLSKVCAGLTARGKKGGHENRNVNVNKYWLSSACGSDFYMAPEVWEGHYTAKADIFALGIIIWAMIERLTFIDAETKRELLGTYIKQGTEIVPVGEALLENPKMELHIPQKRRTSMSEGIKQLLKDMLAANPQDRPDAFELETRMDQVTCAA